The Streptomyces sp. NL15-2K genome contains a region encoding:
- a CDS encoding GNAT family N-acetyltransferase codes for MIVTRGDAAQLTASVEELADLLVDTVDGGASVGFLAPLDRAAAVTWWTGRVAAVAAGQLAVWTARDGGRIVGTVSLAFPDKPNSRHRAELVKLMVHRAARGQGLGRTLLTTAEEAAVGAGVTLLHLDTESDSPAEHLYRSSGWSRAGMIPDYAESPAGELRPTTLYYKRVGAGAAYAQDPAEAAAGSLTR; via the coding sequence GTGATCGTGACCCGAGGTGACGCAGCCCAACTTACGGCGAGCGTTGAGGAGTTGGCCGACCTGCTGGTCGACACCGTCGACGGCGGTGCCTCGGTCGGATTTCTCGCGCCGCTCGACCGGGCGGCGGCCGTCACCTGGTGGACGGGGCGCGTGGCCGCCGTGGCCGCCGGGCAACTCGCCGTGTGGACGGCACGCGACGGGGGCCGGATCGTCGGCACGGTCAGTCTGGCCTTCCCCGACAAGCCCAACAGCCGCCACCGCGCCGAGCTGGTCAAGCTGATGGTGCACAGGGCAGCCCGCGGACAGGGTCTCGGCCGCACCCTCCTGACCACCGCCGAGGAGGCGGCGGTGGGCGCCGGCGTCACCCTCCTCCACCTGGACACCGAGTCCGACAGCCCCGCTGAGCACCTCTACCGCTCGTCCGGCTGGAGCCGGGCCGGCATGATCCCCGACTACGCGGAGAGCCCGGCCGGGGAACTGCGGCCGACGACGCTGTACTACAAACGTGTGGGCGCGGGCGCGGCATACGCGCAGGATCCGGCGGAGGCGGCGGCAGGTTCTCTCACCAGGTGA
- a CDS encoding MmcQ/YjbR family DNA-binding protein, translating to MPDAEDVRRIALSLPDTTEKIAWNMPTFRVAGKMFATLPEDETSIAVRCPKEERDELVLAEPEKFWIADHEAQFAWVRARLAALEDEGELRDILADSWRQAAPPRLLDAHPELGLPAAD from the coding sequence ATGCCGGATGCCGAAGACGTACGCAGAATCGCCCTGTCGCTGCCGGACACGACGGAGAAGATCGCCTGGAACATGCCCACGTTCCGGGTGGCGGGGAAGATGTTCGCCACGCTGCCCGAGGACGAGACCTCCATCGCCGTGCGCTGCCCCAAGGAGGAGCGCGACGAACTGGTGCTGGCCGAGCCGGAGAAGTTCTGGATCGCCGACCACGAGGCGCAGTTCGCCTGGGTGCGGGCACGTCTCGCCGCGTTGGAGGACGAGGGGGAACTGCGGGACATACTCGCCGACTCCTGGCGCCAGGCGGCCCCGCCCCGACTGCTGGACGCACACCCCGAGTTGGGCCTGCCGGCTGCGGACTGA
- the tdh gene encoding L-threonine 3-dehydrogenase, which translates to MKALVKEKAEPGLWLADVPEPAVGAGDVLIKVLRTGICGTDLHIRSWDGWARQAIRAPLVVGHEFVGEVVETGRDVTDVKAGDRVSGEGHLVCGKCRNCQAGRRHLCRATVGLGVGRDGAFAEYVALPASNVWVHRVPVDLDVAAIFDPFGNAVHTALSFPLVGEDVLITGAGPIGLMAAAVARHAGARNIMITDVSEERLELARKIGASLALNVTRATVADGQRELGLREGFDIGLEMSGRPEALRDMIVNMTHGGRIAMLGLPSQEFPVDWARIVTSMITIKGVYGREMFETWYAMSVLLEGGLDLAPVITGRYGYRDFEAAFTDAASGRGGKVILDWTA; encoded by the coding sequence TTGAAGGCGCTGGTCAAGGAGAAGGCGGAACCCGGGCTGTGGCTCGCGGACGTGCCGGAGCCGGCGGTCGGCGCCGGTGACGTACTGATCAAGGTGCTGCGCACCGGCATCTGCGGCACCGATCTGCACATCCGGTCCTGGGACGGCTGGGCGCGGCAGGCGATCCGCGCCCCGCTCGTGGTCGGGCACGAGTTCGTCGGCGAGGTCGTCGAGACCGGCCGGGACGTCACCGATGTCAAGGCCGGCGACCGGGTCAGCGGCGAGGGCCACCTGGTCTGCGGAAAGTGCCGCAACTGCCAGGCCGGGCGGCGGCATCTGTGCCGGGCCACCGTCGGGCTCGGCGTCGGCCGTGACGGGGCGTTCGCCGAGTACGTGGCGCTGCCCGCGTCCAACGTGTGGGTGCACCGCGTCCCGGTGGACCTCGATGTGGCGGCGATCTTCGACCCGTTCGGCAACGCGGTGCACACCGCGCTGTCGTTCCCGCTGGTCGGCGAGGACGTACTGATCACGGGCGCCGGACCGATCGGGCTGATGGCCGCCGCGGTGGCCCGCCACGCGGGCGCCCGCAACATCATGATCACCGATGTCAGCGAGGAGCGCCTGGAGCTGGCCCGCAAGATCGGCGCGAGCCTCGCGCTGAACGTGACGCGAGCGACTGTCGCCGACGGGCAGCGAGAACTCGGTCTGCGCGAGGGCTTCGACATCGGCCTGGAGATGTCCGGCCGCCCCGAGGCACTGCGCGACATGATCGTCAACATGACGCACGGCGGCCGTATCGCCATGCTCGGCCTGCCCTCCCAGGAGTTCCCGGTCGACTGGGCCCGGATCGTCACCTCCATGATCACCATCAAGGGCGTCTACGGCCGCGAGATGTTCGAGACCTGGTACGCGATGTCGGTGCTGCTGGAGGGCGGTCTCGACCTCGCCCCCGTGATCACCGGCCGGTACGGCTACCGCGACTTCGAGGCGGCGTTCACCGACGCGGCGAGCGGCCGCGGCGGCAAGGTCATCCTCGACTGGACCGCGTAA
- a CDS encoding SDR family oxidoreductase yields the protein MTALKDASVFVTGGSRGIGKALVEELYARGARKVYATARDPRSMTHPDAVPVALEVTDPASVAAAAAHAEDVTVLINNAGASVGASFLESPVDDVRREFETNFYGPLLVARAFVPVIERNGGGHVLNVHSVLSWLALGGSYSASKAALWSQTNSLRLELQPRGIAVTGLHVGYVDTDLAAGVEAPKSDPRDVAALALDGVEAGAYEVLADDVSRQVKAGLAGDLAGLYPQLSK from the coding sequence ATGACAGCACTGAAGGACGCGAGCGTCTTCGTCACCGGTGGCAGCCGCGGCATAGGCAAGGCCCTGGTGGAGGAGCTCTATGCGCGCGGTGCGCGCAAGGTCTATGCCACGGCCCGCGACCCGCGCAGCATGACGCATCCCGACGCGGTCCCGGTGGCGTTGGAGGTCACCGATCCGGCTTCCGTGGCGGCGGCCGCCGCGCATGCCGAGGATGTCACCGTACTGATCAACAACGCCGGCGCGTCGGTGGGCGCGTCCTTCCTCGAGTCGCCGGTCGACGACGTGCGCCGGGAGTTCGAGACCAACTTCTACGGCCCGCTGCTGGTCGCCCGGGCTTTCGTGCCGGTGATCGAGCGCAACGGCGGCGGCCACGTGCTCAACGTGCACTCCGTGCTGTCCTGGCTGGCCCTGGGCGGCTCCTACAGTGCCTCCAAGGCCGCTCTGTGGTCGCAGACGAACTCCCTGCGCCTGGAGCTGCAGCCGCGCGGCATCGCTGTCACCGGACTGCACGTGGGATACGTGGACACGGACCTGGCGGCGGGCGTCGAGGCACCCAAGTCCGATCCTCGTGACGTCGCCGCACTCGCCCTCGACGGCGTCGAGGCCGGAGCGTACGAGGTGCTCGCCGACGACGTCTCGCGTCAGGTCAAGGCGGGGCTGGCCGGGGACCTGGCGGGGCTGTACCCCCAGCTGTCGAAGTAG
- a CDS encoding XRE family transcriptional regulator — translation MKQHIVETAPEPDPVDSRLDSRLGARLAALRAERGWSLEELAERSGVSRSTLSRAERAEISPTASLLNRLCHVYGRTMSQLLSEVEAEPALLVRAAEQPVWEDRASGFVRRSVSPPTPGLRGELVEGRLAAGADIAYDRPPVPGLEQHIWVLAGALQVTAQDVEHDLEAGDCLRLRVWGATRFRCAGPDEVRYALAVVLP, via the coding sequence ATGAAACAGCACATCGTGGAGACCGCGCCCGAGCCGGACCCCGTCGACTCCCGGCTCGACTCCCGGCTCGGCGCCCGTCTCGCCGCGCTGCGGGCCGAGCGCGGCTGGTCGTTGGAGGAACTGGCGGAACGCAGCGGAGTCAGCCGTTCGACCCTGTCCCGGGCCGAACGGGCGGAGATAAGCCCCACTGCCTCCCTCCTGAACCGGCTGTGCCACGTCTACGGGCGGACCATGTCCCAGCTGCTCAGCGAGGTCGAGGCCGAGCCGGCGCTGCTGGTGCGGGCCGCCGAGCAGCCGGTGTGGGAGGACCGCGCTTCCGGGTTCGTACGACGGTCCGTGTCCCCGCCGACCCCGGGGCTGCGCGGCGAACTCGTCGAGGGGCGGCTCGCCGCGGGCGCCGACATCGCCTACGACCGGCCGCCCGTGCCCGGTCTGGAGCAGCACATCTGGGTGCTGGCGGGGGCGTTGCAGGTGACGGCGCAGGACGTCGAGCACGATTTGGAGGCCGGGGACTGTCTGCGGCTGCGGGTTTGGGGGGCGACGCGCTTCCGGTGCGCCGGTCCGGACGAAGTGCGGTATGCGCTGGCGGTGGTGCTGCCGTGA
- a CDS encoding glycine C-acetyltransferase → MFDSVRDDLRATLDEIRAAGLHKPERVIGTPQSATVRVTEGGRPGEVLNFCANNYLGLADHPEVVAAAHAALDRWGYGMASVRFICGTQEVHKELEARLSAFLGQEDTILYSSCFDANGGVFETLLGPGDAVISDALNHASIIDGIRLSKARRFRYANRDLADLEAKLKEASDARRRLVVTDGVFSMDGYVAPLGEICDLADRYDAMVMVDDSHAVGFVGPGGRGTPELHGVMDRVDIITGTLGKALGGASGGYVAARAEIVALLRQRSRPYLFSNTLAPVIAAASLKVIDLLESADDLRVRLAHNTALFRRRMTEEGFDVLPGDHAIAPVMIGDAAKAGRLAELLLERGVYVIGFSYPVVPHGQARIRVQLSAAHSTDDVNRAVDAFVSARAELED, encoded by the coding sequence ATGTTCGACTCCGTGCGCGACGACCTCCGCGCCACCCTCGACGAGATCCGCGCCGCCGGTCTGCACAAGCCCGAGCGTGTGATCGGCACCCCGCAGTCCGCGACCGTGCGCGTCACCGAGGGCGGCCGCCCCGGCGAGGTGCTCAACTTCTGCGCGAACAACTACCTCGGCCTCGCCGACCACCCCGAGGTCGTCGCCGCCGCCCACGCGGCCCTGGACCGCTGGGGCTACGGCATGGCCTCCGTGCGCTTCATCTGCGGTACGCAGGAGGTGCACAAGGAGCTGGAAGCGCGGCTGTCCGCCTTCCTCGGCCAGGAGGACACGATCCTGTACTCCTCCTGCTTCGACGCCAACGGCGGCGTGTTCGAGACGCTGCTCGGGCCTGGGGACGCGGTCATCTCCGACGCGTTGAACCACGCCTCGATCATCGACGGCATCCGCCTGTCCAAGGCTCGCCGCTTCCGGTACGCCAACCGCGATCTGGCGGATCTGGAGGCCAAGTTGAAGGAGGCGTCCGACGCGCGTCGCCGCCTCGTCGTCACCGACGGCGTGTTCTCCATGGACGGCTATGTCGCGCCCCTCGGCGAGATCTGCGACCTCGCCGACCGCTACGACGCCATGGTCATGGTCGATGACTCGCACGCCGTCGGCTTCGTCGGCCCCGGCGGCCGCGGCACCCCCGAACTGCACGGCGTGATGGACCGCGTCGACATCATCACCGGCACCCTCGGCAAGGCGCTCGGCGGCGCCTCCGGCGGCTACGTCGCCGCCCGCGCCGAGATCGTCGCCCTGCTGCGCCAGCGCTCACGGCCGTATCTCTTCTCGAACACCCTCGCGCCGGTGATCGCCGCCGCGTCCCTGAAGGTGATCGACCTGCTGGAGTCGGCGGACGACCTGCGGGTCCGGCTGGCCCACAACACCGCCCTGTTCCGTCGCCGGATGACCGAGGAGGGCTTCGACGTCCTGCCCGGCGACCACGCCATCGCACCCGTGATGATCGGGGACGCCGCGAAGGCGGGACGCCTCGCTGAGCTGCTGCTGGAGCGGGGGGTGTACGTGATCGGCTTCTCGTACCCCGTCGTGCCGCACGGGCAGGCCCGGATCCGCGTGCAGCTGTCCGCCGCGCACTCCACGGACGACGTGAACCGTGCGGTCGACGCGTTCGTGTCGGCGCGGGCCGAACTGGAGGACTGA
- a CDS encoding LysR family transcriptional regulator has protein sequence MIEARRLHILRAVADHRTVTAAAAALYLTPSAVSQQLTALEQETGHRLVERGAKGVRLTPAGEILLSHTNAVLAQLERAEAELAAYSSGAAGTVTVASFATGIALVVAPAVARLADSAPGIRIRVHDAEGDASLPMVLDRQVDVAVAVEYRGAPPADDPRLAHVPLYAEPFDAVVPVSHRLADADEVPLAELAKDPWIGPYPGNPCHDVVVLACESAGFQPRLEHSSDDFRAVVALASADAGVALVPRSALRGMDLAGVVVRPVDGVAPTRRVFAAVRRGAEQHPLIRPVLEALEAAAGM, from the coding sequence ATGATCGAAGCGCGGCGGCTCCACATCCTCCGTGCGGTGGCCGACCACCGCACGGTGACGGCGGCTGCCGCCGCGCTGTACCTCACGCCGTCGGCGGTCTCGCAGCAGCTGACGGCCCTGGAGCAGGAGACGGGCCACCGGCTGGTCGAGCGCGGCGCCAAGGGCGTACGGCTGACTCCGGCCGGTGAGATCCTGCTCAGCCACACCAACGCCGTCCTCGCCCAGCTGGAGCGGGCCGAGGCGGAGCTGGCCGCGTACAGCTCGGGCGCGGCCGGCACGGTCACGGTCGCCTCCTTCGCGACCGGCATCGCCCTGGTCGTCGCACCCGCGGTGGCCCGCCTCGCCGATTCGGCGCCGGGCATCCGCATCCGCGTCCACGACGCCGAAGGGGACGCGAGCCTGCCGATGGTCCTCGACCGCCAGGTCGACGTGGCGGTCGCCGTCGAGTACCGCGGGGCCCCGCCCGCCGACGACCCGCGCCTGGCCCATGTTCCGTTGTACGCCGAGCCCTTCGACGCGGTCGTCCCGGTCAGCCACCGCCTCGCCGACGCCGACGAGGTCCCGCTCGCGGAGCTGGCCAAGGACCCGTGGATCGGCCCGTACCCGGGCAATCCCTGCCACGACGTGGTCGTCCTCGCCTGCGAGAGCGCCGGCTTCCAGCCCCGCCTCGAACACTCCTCCGACGACTTTCGTGCCGTGGTGGCGCTGGCGTCCGCCGACGCGGGCGTCGCGCTCGTACCCCGCTCGGCGCTGCGCGGCATGGACCTCGCGGGTGTGGTGGTCCGCCCCGTCGACGGTGTCGCGCCCACGCGCCGGGTCTTCGCGGCCGTACGGCGGGGCGCGGAACAACACCCGTTGATCCGGCCGGTGCTGGAAGCGCTGGAAGCGGCGGCCGGCATGTAA
- a CDS encoding CocE/NonD family hydrolase C-terminal non-catalytic domain-containing protein, translating into MEAREDVLVFTTEPLTEDVEVTGRVRAVLFAATSSAAGTTSSARARSTTSPPCAGPAGPPR; encoded by the coding sequence GTGGAGGCGCGCGAGGACGTCCTGGTCTTCACCACCGAACCGCTCACCGAGGACGTCGAGGTGACCGGCCGCGTCCGGGCGGTGCTCTTCGCGGCCACCAGCTCGGCGGCTGGTACGACATCTTCAGCCAGGGCACGCTCGACAACTTCACCGCCATGCGCCGGGCCGGCCGGTCCGCCACGCTGA
- a CDS encoding ATP/GTP-binding protein: protein MDYDDSSDPFPTALKILVAGGFGVGKTTFVGAVSEIAPLSTEELLTTVSAATDSLDGIENKVETTVAMDFGRITLDSEHVLYLFGTPGQERFWFMWDELSEGALGAVILADTRRLEDCFAAVDFFEQRGLGFIVAINEFDGSYRYDPEEVRAAIDLPAEIPIVRCDARISSSGVQTLLTLVRHLIAHSPAVAPSHGAHM from the coding sequence ATGGACTACGACGACAGCTCTGACCCCTTCCCCACCGCACTGAAGATCCTGGTGGCGGGAGGGTTCGGAGTAGGCAAGACGACTTTCGTGGGCGCGGTCAGCGAGATCGCGCCGCTCAGCACGGAGGAACTGCTCACCACGGTCAGCGCCGCGACCGACAGTCTCGACGGCATCGAGAACAAGGTCGAGACGACGGTGGCCATGGACTTCGGCCGTATCACGCTCGACTCGGAACACGTCCTGTACCTGTTCGGCACGCCCGGGCAGGAGCGGTTCTGGTTCATGTGGGACGAGCTCTCGGAGGGTGCGCTGGGCGCGGTCATCCTCGCCGACACCCGCCGTCTGGAGGACTGTTTCGCCGCCGTCGACTTCTTCGAGCAGCGCGGCCTCGGCTTCATCGTCGCGATCAACGAGTTCGACGGCTCGTACCGCTACGACCCGGAGGAGGTCCGCGCCGCCATCGACCTGCCCGCGGAGATCCCCATCGTCCGCTGCGACGCCCGGATCTCCAGCTCCGGGGTCCAGACCCTGCTCACCCTCGTACGACACCTCATCGCCCACAGCCCGGCCGTCGCGCCCAGCCACGGCGCCCACATGTGA
- a CDS encoding GAF domain-containing protein: MSYDLPRPAGRLLLTPEDREAPDRVRRLRRLRLGEHPEPALDAFADRVAECTGAPYAMVNFIDEHRQFFAGLHVPDIRPTVTSSAGTEQSAPELGRHMERDHGFCPHVVVRRKALVLEDVRDYPRFAGNPIVDEFGIRSYLGAPLVDSTGMVLGTVCAADIEPRPWGRSGLEIIKSAAAELVARLERREDDGLLI; encoded by the coding sequence ATGAGCTACGACCTGCCCCGCCCGGCCGGTCGACTGCTGCTCACCCCGGAGGACAGGGAAGCCCCCGACCGGGTGCGGCGACTGCGCCGACTGCGGCTGGGAGAGCACCCGGAGCCCGCCCTCGACGCCTTCGCGGACCGCGTCGCCGAGTGCACGGGAGCGCCGTACGCCATGGTCAACTTCATCGACGAGCACCGGCAGTTCTTCGCAGGCCTGCACGTCCCGGACATCAGACCGACCGTCACGTCGTCGGCGGGGACGGAGCAGAGCGCCCCGGAGCTGGGCCGCCACATGGAGCGTGACCACGGGTTCTGCCCTCATGTGGTGGTCCGGCGCAAGGCGTTGGTGCTGGAGGACGTGCGCGACTATCCGCGGTTCGCGGGCAACCCCATCGTCGACGAGTTCGGCATCCGCTCCTACCTCGGCGCGCCCCTCGTCGACAGCACGGGCATGGTGCTGGGCACCGTGTGCGCCGCCGACATCGAGCCGCGGCCCTGGGGCAGATCCGGCTTGGAGATCATCAAGTCGGCGGCCGCGGAACTCGTCGCACGGCTGGAGCGGCGCGAGGACGACGGACTCCTGATCTGA
- a CDS encoding phage holin family protein, with protein MTADGSHRTVSGTQEPVGELVQRASRQLSQLVRDEMRLAQAEMTQKGKRFGKGGGLFGGAGLVGVLTLQALVAAVIAALSLTLDVWAAALIVTGALAVVTALMAALGKQQVSKASPPKPEQTMDSVKADVAEIKEKAQR; from the coding sequence ATGACAGCAGATGGTTCGCACCGGACAGTCAGCGGAACGCAGGAACCGGTGGGTGAACTGGTCCAGCGTGCTTCGCGGCAGTTGTCGCAGCTCGTGCGCGATGAGATGCGCCTGGCGCAGGCGGAGATGACCCAGAAGGGCAAGCGGTTCGGCAAGGGCGGCGGCCTGTTCGGCGGGGCGGGCCTGGTGGGTGTCCTCACCCTGCAGGCACTGGTGGCCGCCGTGATCGCCGCGCTGTCGCTCACGCTGGATGTCTGGGCGGCGGCCCTGATCGTCACCGGTGCCTTGGCCGTCGTCACCGCACTGATGGCGGCTCTCGGCAAGCAGCAGGTCAGCAAGGCATCCCCGCCGAAGCCGGAACAGACGATGGACAGCGTCAAGGCCGATGTGGCAGAGATCAAGGAGAAGGCACAGCGATGA
- a CDS encoding helix-turn-helix transcriptional regulator encodes MVDQHRLPGGAPFPEHAAVAPTLAAGACVSPLTAREYDVLRLVAAGHTNLEIGAELNLSVNTVKTYLREVMRKLGTRNRAQS; translated from the coding sequence GTGGTCGACCAGCATCGTCTTCCGGGCGGGGCACCGTTCCCCGAGCATGCCGCCGTAGCCCCCACGCTCGCGGCAGGGGCCTGCGTCTCGCCGCTCACCGCCCGCGAGTACGATGTCCTCCGCCTCGTCGCGGCCGGCCACACCAACCTCGAGATCGGCGCCGAGCTGAACCTGTCGGTCAACACCGTCAAGACCTACCTGCGTGAGGTCATGCGCAAGCTCGGCACCCGCAACCGCGCCCAATCATGA
- a CDS encoding DUF4235 domain-containing protein, protein MKAAKIAYKPVGMAMGAVSGVLAGAMFKQVWKKLGHEEDAPDATDEDRTWREVVSAAVLQGAIFAGVKAAVDRGGAVAARRVTGTWPG, encoded by the coding sequence ATGAAAGCCGCAAAGATCGCCTACAAGCCGGTCGGCATGGCCATGGGCGCCGTCAGCGGCGTCCTGGCCGGCGCGATGTTCAAGCAGGTCTGGAAAAAGCTAGGCCATGAAGAGGACGCCCCCGACGCCACGGACGAGGACCGCACCTGGCGCGAGGTCGTGTCGGCAGCCGTCCTTCAGGGAGCGATCTTCGCCGGTGTCAAAGCCGCCGTCGACCGCGGTGGAGCCGTCGCCGCCCGCCGCGTGACCGGCACCTGGCCCGGTTGA
- a CDS encoding TetR/AcrR family transcriptional regulator produces MSSICTARYGQPRNSGTPACDSTIAEAAQAAFGDLDQLLASFDTAHGDHDTARGALVDFYLSAEHRDQPGTGCPTAGFAGDMAREATAGEVRETYAAGVEEFAAWLSTDTNDGLPMVATLVGAILLARATAGTELSEKILESTHEALTAPHGLDPEA; encoded by the coding sequence TTGAGCTCGATCTGCACAGCCAGGTACGGACAGCCTCGGAACTCGGGCACACCTGCCTGCGACTCCACTATCGCCGAGGCGGCCCAAGCCGCTTTCGGGGACCTTGACCAACTCCTGGCGTCGTTCGACACGGCCCACGGCGATCACGACACCGCGCGCGGCGCCCTCGTCGACTTCTACCTGTCGGCCGAGCACCGTGACCAGCCCGGCACCGGCTGTCCCACCGCGGGCTTCGCCGGGGACATGGCTCGCGAGGCCACAGCCGGCGAGGTGCGCGAAACGTACGCAGCCGGAGTCGAGGAATTCGCCGCGTGGCTGTCCACCGACACCAACGACGGCCTTCCCATGGTGGCCACCCTGGTCGGCGCGATCCTGCTCGCCCGGGCCACGGCGGGCACAGAGCTGTCGGAGAAGATCCTGGAGTCGACCCACGAAGCCCTGACCGCACCACACGGGCTTGACCCGGAAGCCTGA
- a CDS encoding helix-turn-helix domain-containing protein, whose translation MLGRTYENQLCSIARTLEVVGERWTLLIIRDAQLGLRRFEEFQDSLGIARNVLTNRLAKLVDEGLLERVCYQERPARYEYRPTGKAKDLLTAVLALMHWGDEHAEDPAGPPRVTSHAGCGGNVRERLVCTECGQAVGPDAVLLLPGPALTDSPA comes from the coding sequence ATGTTGGGCCGGACCTACGAAAATCAGCTGTGCTCCATAGCGCGGACCCTTGAGGTCGTCGGCGAGCGCTGGACCTTGCTGATCATTCGCGATGCGCAGCTCGGCCTGCGCCGGTTCGAGGAATTTCAGGACAGCCTCGGTATCGCCCGCAACGTGCTTACCAACCGCCTCGCGAAGCTGGTCGACGAGGGGTTGCTGGAGCGGGTCTGTTACCAGGAGCGGCCCGCCCGCTATGAGTACCGGCCGACGGGCAAGGCCAAGGACTTGCTCACCGCCGTGCTTGCCTTGATGCACTGGGGTGATGAGCACGCCGAGGACCCGGCCGGCCCGCCGCGGGTCACGAGCCATGCGGGATGCGGGGGCAACGTTCGGGAACGGCTCGTGTGCACCGAATGCGGACAAGCGGTGGGGCCGGACGCCGTTCTCCTGCTTCCCGGCCCGGCGCTTACCGACTCCCCGGCCTGA
- a CDS encoding DUF742 domain-containing protein: MTAAGDGPWLDDAAGRLVRPFTVSNGRTRPTIAFDLLSHVMATGATPLGYLGPEHAQALELCRAPVSVAEVAAQLKLPAVVTKVLLSDLVDCGALTTKPPEFHHNPTDRALLEAVLDGLRRQL, from the coding sequence GTGACGGCAGCCGGCGACGGGCCCTGGCTCGACGACGCGGCCGGACGGCTCGTGCGCCCCTTCACGGTCAGCAACGGCCGCACCCGGCCCACCATCGCGTTCGACCTGTTGTCGCACGTGATGGCCACGGGAGCCACCCCTCTCGGCTACCTCGGCCCCGAGCACGCGCAGGCGCTCGAGCTGTGCCGCGCCCCCGTCTCGGTCGCCGAGGTCGCCGCCCAACTGAAGCTGCCGGCGGTGGTCACCAAGGTGCTGCTGTCGGACCTCGTCGACTGCGGGGCGCTGACCACCAAGCCCCCCGAGTTCCACCACAACCCGACTGACCGGGCCCTTCTGGAGGCAGTGCTCGATGGACTACGACGACAGCTCTGA